In the genome of Coraliomargarita algicola, one region contains:
- a CDS encoding type II toxin-antitoxin system RelE/ParE family toxin, with the protein MVYQIVWTDSAIANLKELCEYITKDNPETARKLVLALVEHAESLDTLPLRGKVYPSL; encoded by the coding sequence GTGGTTTACCAAATAGTTTGGACGGATTCGGCAATCGCCAACTTGAAGGAGCTTTGCGAATACATCACAAAGGACAATCCCGAGACTGCCCGAAAGCTTGTCCTGGCTTTGGTGGAGCATGCCGAAAGCCTCGACACCTTGCCGCTGCGCGGGAAGGTTTACCCAAGTCTCTGA
- a CDS encoding HAD family hydrolase — translation MKPRTSTALPCPSAILWDMDGTLIDQTAAIIRCYGEVITKMGYPTPADDVIRRSLGGTMAETMGLFVDAARLDEAGKAFRARFPEIMFDGLIVLPGGLELIERAYKARIPQALFTNKHGDTARKVSRYAGFAKYIPVCVGSVDTEWQKPQRELTEHVLQQIDAAGAGAVMIGDSPTDVAVAQNAGLKCYGVATGAHAVSELLAAGAAAAFESLIELNQSLQIPSGT, via the coding sequence ATGAAGCCTCGCACCTCTACAGCACTGCCCTGCCCGTCCGCCATTCTGTGGGACATGGACGGCACTCTGATTGATCAAACCGCTGCAATTATTCGTTGTTACGGCGAAGTCATCACCAAGATGGGCTACCCGACTCCAGCAGATGATGTCATCCGCCGCAGCCTGGGAGGCACCATGGCTGAGACGATGGGGCTCTTCGTGGACGCAGCGCGGCTGGATGAAGCGGGCAAAGCCTTCCGTGCACGCTTCCCGGAAATTATGTTTGATGGACTGATCGTGCTACCGGGTGGCCTGGAGCTCATCGAGCGCGCCTACAAGGCGCGCATCCCACAAGCGCTTTTCACCAACAAGCACGGCGACACGGCACGTAAAGTCAGTCGTTACGCGGGCTTTGCCAAATACATCCCCGTCTGTGTCGGCAGCGTGGATACCGAGTGGCAAAAGCCACAACGCGAATTGACGGAGCATGTGCTCCAACAGATTGATGCCGCAGGCGCGGGGGCTGTTATGATTGGTGATTCGCCTACCGATGTAGCGGTCGCCCAAAACGCCGGACTGAAGTGCTACGGCGTCGCCACCGGCGCCCACGCAGTGTCCGAATTGCTGGCTGCTGGTGCAGCCGCCGCCTTCGAATCTCTCATCGAGCTCAATCAGTCACTGCAAATTCCTTCCGGCACTTAA
- a CDS encoding RNA methyltransferase produces MEDLYIQSRQNEQVKNLVKLRERKHRDRQSRFLVEGLREIGHALEAGFEITHLYYCTDFFPSEAHARFIREQRELGAFPLIGMSPDAFTKASHREGPDGLTAIAIQQNNVLSDFKVSEQPLLLVLEGIEKPGNLGAILRSADGAGVDAVVLVDCVLDLYNPNAIRSSQGLLFALPIVSTDRASLSQWLDEHQILCCATTPDTQELHWDINYRQSIAIFMGSESDGLQPYWLEQAAHKIRIPMAGQADSLNVAAAAAVCLYEARRQRAQMI; encoded by the coding sequence ATGGAAGATTTATACATTCAAAGTCGTCAAAACGAGCAGGTCAAAAACCTGGTAAAATTGCGCGAACGCAAGCACCGGGACCGCCAGTCACGCTTTCTGGTGGAAGGGCTGCGTGAAATCGGCCATGCACTCGAAGCAGGCTTTGAAATCACCCACCTCTATTATTGCACGGACTTTTTTCCCAGTGAGGCACATGCTCGCTTCATTCGCGAACAAAGAGAATTGGGCGCTTTCCCCTTAATCGGCATGAGCCCGGATGCCTTCACAAAAGCTTCTCACCGTGAAGGTCCCGACGGTCTGACGGCGATTGCGATACAACAGAACAACGTTTTGTCCGACTTCAAGGTGAGCGAGCAGCCCTTATTGTTGGTATTGGAAGGCATTGAAAAACCGGGGAATCTGGGCGCCATTCTTCGCAGCGCAGATGGTGCGGGGGTGGATGCCGTCGTGCTCGTGGACTGTGTGCTGGATTTATACAATCCGAACGCAATCCGCTCTTCCCAAGGTCTGCTCTTTGCCCTACCGATCGTCTCGACCGATCGTGCATCGCTTTCGCAGTGGTTAGACGAGCACCAGATTCTCTGTTGTGCCACCACGCCCGACACCCAAGAATTGCACTGGGACATTAACTATCGACAAAGCATCGCAATTTTTATGGGCAGCGAAAGCGACGGCCTGCAACCCTATTGGCTCGAGCAAGCGGCTCACAAAATCCGCATTCCCATGGCAGGCCAAGCCGACTCGCTCAACGTTGCCGCAGCTGCGGCCGTCTGCTTGTATGAAGCCAGAAGACAGCGTGCGCAGATGATTTAA
- a CDS encoding HAD family hydrolase — MQYILFDLDGTLIDHFTTIHKSVAYAQREIGLPESDYATVRATVGGSVPITLSKLCGEAHVAAAEPLFRKHFAEIIFDDVFSLPGAEWLLKSLKARGDKLAVFTNKYAGDTRAVLSHLGLDQWLDVIIGTGEPECPYRKPDPLFTAYALEQMDCASDEALMIGDSPYDLAAAEAGCLTCHLVATGSHSAEELSEYIISEHVHKDLYELAEKVFGLEPEVCTSK, encoded by the coding sequence ATGCAATACATCCTATTTGACCTGGACGGCACCTTGATCGACCATTTTACCACGATTCATAAGAGTGTGGCCTATGCTCAGCGGGAGATCGGCTTGCCTGAGAGCGACTATGCAACCGTGCGTGCGACCGTCGGCGGATCGGTGCCGATCACGCTGAGCAAACTGTGCGGTGAAGCTCATGTCGCTGCGGCCGAACCTTTATTCCGAAAGCATTTCGCTGAAATTATTTTCGACGATGTATTTTCACTACCCGGCGCGGAGTGGCTCTTAAAGTCGCTCAAGGCGCGTGGCGACAAATTGGCTGTTTTTACCAATAAATATGCTGGTGACACGCGTGCCGTCTTATCACATCTTGGCCTCGATCAATGGCTCGACGTGATTATCGGCACCGGTGAGCCGGAATGCCCTTATCGCAAGCCAGACCCGCTGTTCACTGCCTACGCGCTCGAGCAAATGGACTGCGCCTCCGATGAAGCGCTCATGATCGGAGATTCTCCCTACGATCTCGCGGCCGCAGAGGCGGGTTGTTTGACCTGCCACTTAGTCGCAACAGGGAGCCATAGTGCGGAAGAACTCTCGGAATACATTATTTCGGAGCATGTGCATAAAGACCTCTACGAACTGGCGGAAAAAGTCTTTGGTCTGGAGCCGGAAGTCTGCACAAGTAAATGA
- a CDS encoding shikimate kinase, with protein sequence MSKTAQSKPNLYLVGFMGVGKSAIGRRVARELGLRFIDSDQQIEKEQGKKIPEIFATEGEARFRELERQFIESGHPDTGCVVSCGGGLVIQPGMKELLKQKGLVICLFASAESIIERTSRNKDRPLLNVADPASKVRALLAEREPIYMDSGACITTEGRTIPEVVRHMIRTYKSISRNFKS encoded by the coding sequence TTGAGCAAAACCGCACAGTCTAAACCCAATCTCTACCTCGTCGGCTTCATGGGCGTGGGCAAGTCGGCTATAGGCCGACGCGTCGCCCGTGAGTTAGGCTTACGCTTTATCGACTCCGACCAGCAGATTGAAAAAGAGCAGGGCAAGAAGATCCCCGAAATTTTTGCGACTGAAGGCGAGGCTCGTTTTCGAGAGCTGGAGCGTCAGTTTATCGAAAGCGGGCACCCGGACACAGGCTGTGTCGTCTCCTGCGGAGGCGGACTGGTCATTCAGCCGGGCATGAAAGAATTGCTCAAGCAAAAGGGCTTGGTTATATGCCTGTTTGCGTCCGCGGAGAGCATTATAGAACGAACCAGCCGCAACAAAGATCGTCCACTCCTCAACGTCGCAGATCCCGCAAGCAAGGTGCGGGCGCTACTCGCCGAGCGTGAGCCCATCTATATGGATTCCGGCGCCTGTATCACCACAGAAGGCCGCACGATTCCAGAGGTGGTGCGACATATGATACGGACCTATAAGTCGATCTCACGAAATTTTAAGTCATAG
- a CDS encoding ABC transporter permease: MSDTTHKADWGTRRNKGTFVVHFSGSWVIGQSKPSAETLYLDIKSEPNLTTLHLEADHLTGWDSSLLVAVRQLCDWAEAQGLRTRLDGMPAGVQNLIQLSRAVPENKQLSAESTDHFFSRVGERSLAAYGGLNNYFEFLGLLLIDLFAFLRGKGRIRAKDFLLTLQSTGAQAVPIVSLLSFLTGLIIAFIGVIQLQKFAADIYVADLVGLATTRELGAVMTGVIMAGRTGASFAAQIGSMQVNEEVDALTTFGISPMQFLVVPRVLALILMMPLLCACADFVAMLGGMVVAVTISDVSILQYCHQIQSAVALNDLLVGIFKSAVFGLIIALAGCYRGLHCGQDASSVGQAATSAVVTSITWIVIADAIFAVMFHLLGI, translated from the coding sequence ATGAGTGATACGACGCACAAAGCAGACTGGGGGACCCGACGAAACAAGGGCACCTTTGTCGTCCATTTTTCAGGCTCATGGGTGATCGGACAGTCGAAACCGAGCGCGGAAACGCTCTATCTCGATATCAAATCTGAGCCGAATTTGACGACCCTGCACCTGGAAGCGGATCATCTCACCGGCTGGGACAGTTCATTGCTAGTGGCCGTACGGCAGCTCTGCGACTGGGCAGAGGCCCAAGGCCTCCGAACTCGACTGGATGGTATGCCGGCAGGTGTGCAGAATTTAATCCAGCTCTCCCGTGCGGTGCCGGAAAATAAGCAACTGTCCGCAGAGAGCACGGATCATTTCTTCAGCCGTGTAGGGGAGCGCTCGCTAGCGGCCTATGGCGGGCTGAATAATTATTTTGAATTCTTAGGCCTGTTATTAATAGATCTTTTCGCATTTTTACGGGGTAAGGGGCGCATTCGGGCGAAGGATTTCTTGCTGACACTGCAATCCACCGGTGCGCAGGCGGTGCCGATCGTTTCTTTGCTCAGTTTCCTGACTGGACTGATCATTGCCTTTATCGGGGTGATTCAATTGCAAAAATTTGCCGCGGATATCTATGTTGCGGATTTGGTCGGTCTGGCAACAACGCGCGAACTAGGCGCAGTGATGACGGGGGTGATCATGGCCGGACGCACCGGGGCGTCCTTCGCCGCTCAGATCGGTAGTATGCAGGTCAACGAAGAAGTCGACGCGCTCACGACCTTTGGTATCTCGCCGATGCAATTCCTGGTGGTGCCTCGTGTGCTTGCCTTGATACTGATGATGCCTCTGTTATGTGCCTGTGCCGATTTTGTCGCCATGCTCGGGGGCATGGTGGTCGCCGTGACGATTTCTGATGTGAGTATCTTGCAATATTGTCATCAGATACAAAGTGCCGTGGCTTTAAATGATCTGCTGGTCGGGATTTTCAAGAGTGCCGTTTTTGGCCTCATTATCGCGTTGGCTGGTTGCTACCGGGGCTTACATTGTGGACAGGATGCGAGCTCGGTCGGGCAAGCAGCGACCTCAGCCGTGGTGACCTCAATTACATGGATTGTGATAGCCGATGCTATTTTTGCAGTCATGTTTCATCTCTTGGGGATCTAA
- the rsfS gene encoding ribosome silencing factor, with amino-acid sequence MTKDLSKQEDRTLEEMRCAVAAIEDKKGEAIRVLDVRGKSSITDYIIIATGTSDPHVKALKNGLDQALKEAGVQLLGQDREIGSGWLVVDAFDFMIHLQTSEMRDFYRLDQLWKDASEVSL; translated from the coding sequence ATGACCAAAGACTTAAGTAAACAGGAAGATCGCACTCTAGAAGAGATGCGTTGCGCCGTCGCAGCCATTGAAGATAAAAAGGGAGAAGCGATTCGCGTACTCGATGTGCGGGGCAAGTCCTCGATCACGGACTATATCATCATTGCGACCGGCACATCCGATCCACACGTAAAAGCACTTAAAAACGGACTCGATCAGGCGCTCAAAGAAGCGGGCGTGCAATTGCTGGGGCAGGATCGCGAGATCGGCAGTGGCTGGCTGGTCGTGGATGCATTTGATTTCATGATCCACTTGCAGACCAGTGAGATGCGCGATTTTTATCGTCTGGACCAGCTCTGGAAGGATGCCAGTGAAGTGAGCTTGTAG
- a CDS encoding class I SAM-dependent RNA methyltransferase, which yields MQEPKNFVSEPFNYHQEVEFTVDSLTNLGLGVGRVDGWVVMVPFVIPGERVKVRIFRNFQNYSDADLIEILEPSPDRIEPVCPLYTRCGGCQYQHMSYERQLKEKTQHVDELMQKLGGIEFPVNLAHGSPKVYNYRSKITPHYNRPERDGSQPIGFLQYGRRNQIIDVEQCPIATDAINTALPEAREEARRAGGKKRRQRGGTLLMRDVLEGVVNDPQDIVSERVGNVTFQFKAGEFFQNNPFILPELVDYVAEEASAEGARYLVDAYCGVGLFALSTAKSFEQVAGVEISEPAVRWAQANCKISNIKNARFVIGKAEAIFNGLKFPADETAMVIDPPRKGCDESFRQQLLQYRPQRLVYVSCDPATQARDLKEFIEGGYKITRIQPFDLFPHTRHIENVVSLSLA from the coding sequence ATGCAAGAGCCAAAAAATTTCGTATCCGAGCCTTTTAATTATCATCAAGAGGTGGAATTCACCGTGGATAGCCTGACCAATCTGGGATTGGGAGTCGGCCGTGTGGATGGTTGGGTGGTGATGGTGCCCTTCGTGATTCCGGGTGAGCGGGTCAAAGTCCGCATCTTTCGCAATTTTCAAAATTATTCCGACGCTGATTTAATTGAAATTTTAGAGCCTTCGCCGGATCGCATCGAGCCCGTGTGCCCGCTCTACACTCGTTGCGGAGGCTGCCAGTATCAGCACATGAGCTACGAGCGCCAGCTCAAGGAAAAGACCCAACACGTTGATGAACTGATGCAAAAGCTTGGCGGTATCGAGTTTCCGGTGAATTTAGCTCACGGCTCCCCCAAGGTGTATAATTATCGCTCGAAGATCACGCCACACTACAATCGACCTGAGCGCGACGGTTCGCAGCCGATCGGCTTTTTACAATATGGTCGCCGCAATCAAATCATCGATGTGGAGCAATGCCCCATCGCGACCGACGCGATTAATACCGCACTCCCTGAAGCTCGCGAAGAAGCACGTCGCGCTGGTGGCAAAAAGCGTCGTCAGCGTGGGGGCACTTTGCTCATGCGAGACGTGCTGGAAGGTGTGGTCAATGATCCGCAGGATATCGTCTCGGAACGTGTGGGCAACGTGACCTTCCAGTTCAAGGCAGGTGAATTTTTTCAAAATAATCCGTTTATTTTGCCTGAACTGGTCGACTATGTCGCCGAAGAAGCCTCGGCCGAGGGGGCGCGCTATCTAGTCGACGCCTACTGTGGAGTCGGTCTCTTTGCGCTCTCCACAGCCAAATCTTTCGAACAAGTCGCAGGGGTCGAGATTAGTGAACCCGCCGTCCGATGGGCGCAGGCCAACTGTAAGATCAGCAATATTAAGAACGCCCGCTTTGTCATTGGTAAGGCAGAAGCCATCTTTAATGGTCTCAAATTCCCCGCCGATGAGACCGCGATGGTGATCGATCCACCGCGCAAGGGCTGCGATGAGAGCTTCCGTCAACAGCTACTGCAATATCGTCCACAGCGTCTAGTCTATGTTTCCTGCGATCCAGCGACACAGGCACGTGACTTGAAAGAGTTCATCGAAGGAGGCTACAAGATCACACGTATCCAGCCATTTGATTTATTCCCCCACACACGTCACATTGAAAACGTAGTTTCACTCAGCTTAGCCTAA
- a CDS encoding M48 family metallopeptidase — protein MNTVLVVFVILLVLKLGTGIVLDLLNVRYAQARAGEVPESFRDFIDLPTYQKSIEYTAAKTRFGIVSDLYDAAVLALVLLLGILPWFYELFSAWFGYGIWGQALVLFLVGLVLGIPSMPFDYWSTFHLEERFGFNKSTKKLWIIDKIKGTILGFAIGYPLLALLIYLVSSAGALWWVWGFAVFFLFQLVMVVAYPMFIMPLFNKLEPMEEGDLKTRLFALADRTGFKAQTILVLDGSKRSGHSNAFFSGFGRFRRIVLYDTLIEQMEPDELEAVLAHEIGHYKLGHIPKMMAMAALTSFGMFAVLGWLANADWFVQAFHFSAAQEGQIGIVPVLLLFMLLSGLVTFWLSPLSSRLSRKHEYEADAFARDAMGSYAPLSQALRKLHKENLSNLTPHPIYSSFHYSHPTLVERESSLRVQS, from the coding sequence ATGAACACAGTTTTAGTTGTTTTCGTCATCCTGCTGGTCTTAAAGCTAGGCACTGGCATCGTGCTCGACTTGCTCAATGTGCGCTATGCACAAGCACGCGCGGGTGAAGTGCCTGAGAGCTTTCGTGATTTCATCGATTTGCCCACGTATCAAAAGTCGATTGAATACACCGCTGCTAAGACTCGCTTCGGCATCGTGAGTGATTTGTACGACGCTGCCGTGCTAGCGCTGGTTTTATTGCTCGGGATATTACCTTGGTTTTACGAGCTATTTAGCGCTTGGTTCGGTTATGGGATCTGGGGGCAAGCCTTGGTATTATTCTTGGTCGGGCTGGTGCTGGGCATCCCATCGATGCCATTTGATTATTGGAGCACTTTTCACTTGGAAGAGCGATTTGGTTTCAACAAAAGCACGAAAAAGCTGTGGATCATCGATAAGATTAAGGGCACCATCCTGGGGTTTGCCATCGGTTACCCCTTATTGGCTTTGCTGATTTATCTCGTGAGCAGTGCGGGTGCACTTTGGTGGGTGTGGGGCTTTGCAGTCTTTTTCCTGTTTCAACTGGTTATGGTGGTGGCCTATCCCATGTTCATCATGCCACTATTCAATAAATTGGAGCCGATGGAAGAGGGGGATTTAAAGACACGACTCTTCGCGCTGGCAGATCGCACTGGATTCAAGGCGCAAACCATTCTTGTATTAGATGGCAGTAAGCGCTCGGGACACTCGAACGCATTTTTCTCAGGTTTTGGCCGATTTCGTCGCATCGTTTTATACGATACCTTAATTGAGCAAATGGAGCCCGATGAATTGGAAGCCGTGCTAGCACACGAGATCGGACACTATAAGCTAGGGCATATTCCCAAGATGATGGCGATGGCCGCGCTGACCTCGTTCGGCATGTTTGCAGTCTTGGGCTGGCTGGCAAATGCCGATTGGTTTGTGCAAGCATTTCACTTTAGTGCCGCGCAGGAAGGGCAAATCGGGATCGTCCCCGTCTTACTCTTATTTATGTTGTTAAGCGGGCTGGTCACCTTCTGGTTGTCCCCCTTATCCAGTCGTTTATCACGTAAGCATGAGTATGAGGCCGACGCCTTCGCCCGTGACGCGATGGGGAGCTACGCGCCACTATCTCAGGCCTTACGCAAATTACATAAAGAAAATTTAAGTAATTTGACGCCGCACCCGATTTATAGCAGTTTTCATTATTCACACCCCACACTGGTCGAGCGTGAGAGCTCATTGCGCGTCCAATCATAG
- a CDS encoding thioesterase family protein: MIHSISKIRVRYAETDRMDVVYHSNYLVWFETARIQMLDQIGIPYREIEARGLFLPVLTVSAAYKSPARFDDHLEIHLFMHKKPRARMHFEYEVRRGEELLATGQSSHGFMDRSGRAQRPPEDLLQKIEAAWAATESI; the protein is encoded by the coding sequence ATGATTCACAGTATTTCCAAAATTCGCGTGCGCTATGCCGAAACCGACCGCATGGATGTGGTTTACCACAGCAACTATTTGGTATGGTTTGAAACCGCACGCATTCAAATGCTCGACCAAATCGGGATTCCTTACCGCGAAATCGAAGCGCGCGGTCTCTTTCTGCCCGTGTTAACGGTGAGTGCCGCCTACAAAAGCCCTGCCCGCTTCGATGATCATTTGGAGATTCATCTTTTTATGCATAAAAAGCCGCGTGCACGCATGCACTTCGAGTATGAGGTTCGTCGCGGAGAAGAACTGCTCGCGACGGGGCAATCCAGTCATGGCTTCATGGACCGCAGCGGCCGGGCACAACGCCCACCGGAAGATCTATTGCAAAAAATCGAAGCCGCCTGGGCGGCGACGGAATCGATATGA
- a CDS encoding endonuclease/exonuclease/phosphatase family protein, which yields MQRILRYHFVGMVLLTLCSIVSAGEELRIATYNLNNYLVMDRHVGARWRPSYPKPEGEKAIVRQIIKDVSPDVLVLQEMGPLDFLEELRADLAREGMHFEYAVHMQGADPDRHVAVLSKRAPQSVVKHSDLSFKYIETRELVKRGMLEMTFELGGGERFQLFALHLKSRYTDVKADENSEMRRVREAEACRNRVIERTYESNRSNFLIVGDFNDHPASAPLRRFYRRGNLEIGSLVPAADSRGEEWTYYYDKEARYESVDGFIASPNMMSRIKAGRAQIVDSPGALSGSDHRMVYLDLAEPFSVETAPND from the coding sequence ATGCAACGAATCCTTCGTTATCACTTTGTCGGCATGGTCCTTCTGACTTTGTGCTCGATCGTGTCGGCGGGGGAGGAGTTACGCATCGCGACTTATAATCTGAATAATTATCTCGTCATGGATCGCCATGTCGGGGCTCGTTGGCGTCCTTCGTATCCAAAACCAGAGGGAGAAAAAGCAATTGTCCGACAAATTATTAAAGATGTGTCGCCCGATGTATTGGTTTTGCAAGAAATGGGACCACTGGACTTCCTCGAGGAGCTGCGCGCCGACCTGGCCCGTGAAGGGATGCATTTTGAATATGCCGTTCATATGCAAGGGGCCGATCCGGATCGCCATGTCGCGGTATTGTCGAAACGAGCGCCCCAGTCAGTCGTTAAGCACAGCGATCTGAGCTTTAAATACATTGAAACCCGGGAGCTGGTGAAACGCGGCATGTTAGAGATGACATTTGAACTCGGTGGCGGTGAGCGCTTTCAGCTGTTTGCCTTGCATCTGAAAAGCCGTTACACAGATGTCAAAGCTGATGAGAACTCAGAAATGCGCCGGGTTCGTGAGGCCGAGGCATGCCGCAATCGAGTGATCGAGCGCACTTACGAAAGTAATCGAAGTAATTTCCTCATTGTAGGCGATTTCAACGATCATCCCGCCAGTGCGCCCCTGCGCCGCTTTTATCGTCGCGGAAATCTGGAGATCGGCAGTTTAGTGCCTGCCGCTGACAGCCGTGGGGAAGAATGGACTTATTATTACGATAAAGAAGCGCGCTACGAGTCCGTGGACGGGTTTATCGCTTCGCCCAATATGATGTCTCGCATAAAAGCTGGACGCGCCCAAATTGTGGATAGCCCCGGAGCCCTTTCAGGCAGCGATCACCGCATGGTTTATCTCGATTTAGCAGAGCCGTTTTCCGTCGAGACTGCGCCGAATGACTGA